One part of the Acinetobacter sp. XS-4 genome encodes these proteins:
- the hisG gene encoding ATP phosphoribosyltransferase: MNDVRNDDPNFDVMGNFDHGLTLALSKGRILKETLPLLATAGINLLEDPEKSRKLIFPTTHKQVRILILRASDVPTYVENGAADIGVAGKDVLMEHGAQHVYELLDLQIAKCKLMTAGKVGMEHPKGRLKIATKYVNLTRQYYASLGEQVDVIKLYGSMELAPLVGLGDYIVDVVDTGNTLRANGLEPLEEICKVSSRLIVNKASFKRKQTLLNPIISQLEQAVQSR; the protein is encoded by the coding sequence ATGAATGATGTAAGAAACGATGATCCTAATTTTGATGTGATGGGTAATTTTGATCATGGTTTGACCTTGGCATTGAGTAAAGGGCGTATTTTAAAAGAGACGTTACCTTTATTGGCTACAGCGGGTATTAATTTACTCGAGGATCCGGAAAAGTCTCGTAAACTAATTTTCCCTACTACGCATAAGCAAGTACGTATTTTAATTTTACGTGCATCTGATGTACCAACCTATGTAGAAAATGGTGCAGCAGATATCGGTGTGGCGGGTAAAGATGTGTTGATGGAGCATGGTGCTCAGCATGTCTATGAGTTGCTTGACCTGCAGATTGCTAAATGTAAGTTAATGACTGCTGGTAAAGTAGGTATGGAGCATCCAAAGGGTCGTTTAAAAATTGCCACGAAATATGTCAATCTTACACGTCAATACTATGCAAGCTTAGGTGAGCAGGTTGATGTTATTAAGCTCTATGGTTCTATGGAGTTAGCACCTTTGGTTGGTTTAGGTGATTACATTGTGGATGTGGTCGATACTGGTAATACTTTAAGAGCAAATGGTCTTGAGCCATTAGAAGAGATTTGTAAAGTTTCTTCACGTTTAATTGTAAATAAAGCCAGTTTTAAACGTAAACAAACTTTGTTAAATCCAATCATTTCACAGCTTGAGCAAGCTGTTCAATCGCGTTAA
- the murA gene encoding UDP-N-acetylglucosamine 1-carboxyvinyltransferase, whose product MDKFLITGGVKLEGEVRISGAKNAALPLLAATILADSPITITNVPNLKDVNTLVKLIGGLGVTIGYENDTVKADISTLDNQFAPYELVKTMRASILVLGPLLARYGNAKVSLPGGCAIGSRPVDQHLKALEALGAHIEVENGYVHASVDGRLKGGDVVFDMVTVGGTENILMAAALADGVTTIRNAAREPEITDLAQMLIKMGAKIEGLDTDTLVVTGVESLHGCEYAVVADRIETGSYLAAAAITGGRVKTTHTDPALLESVLDKFEEMGAEVTRGDDWIELDMMGKRPKAVSFRTLPHPEFPTDMQAQLMAVNVIGRGFATISETIFENRFMHVPELSRMGANIQVEGHDAVVTGVETLQAAPVMATDLRASFSLVLAALVAEGDTLIDRIYHIDRGYEHVEEKLQGLGAQIKRVS is encoded by the coding sequence ATGGATAAATTTTTAATTACGGGTGGTGTTAAGCTCGAGGGCGAAGTGCGCATTTCTGGTGCTAAAAATGCTGCTTTGCCATTACTTGCTGCAACTATTCTTGCAGATTCTCCAATTACAATAACCAATGTTCCAAATCTCAAAGATGTTAATACGTTGGTCAAGCTAATTGGTGGGTTAGGGGTAACGATTGGCTATGAAAATGACACAGTAAAAGCTGATATCTCTACTTTAGATAATCAGTTTGCACCTTATGAGTTGGTAAAAACAATGCGTGCCTCAATTTTGGTTTTAGGACCATTATTAGCACGTTATGGTAATGCTAAAGTTTCTTTACCTGGTGGTTGTGCGATTGGTTCAAGACCTGTAGATCAGCATTTAAAAGCTTTAGAAGCTTTGGGTGCACATATTGAAGTTGAAAATGGTTATGTCCATGCTTCAGTTGATGGTCGTTTAAAAGGCGGTGATGTTGTTTTTGATATGGTGACTGTTGGCGGTACCGAAAACATCTTAATGGCAGCAGCATTAGCAGATGGTGTTACGACTATTCGTAATGCAGCACGTGAACCAGAAATCACTGATCTTGCTCAAATGTTAATTAAAATGGGCGCCAAGATTGAAGGTCTTGATACAGATACTCTTGTTGTAACAGGCGTAGAAAGTTTGCATGGCTGTGAATATGCGGTTGTTGCTGATCGTATTGAAACGGGTTCATATTTAGCAGCTGCTGCAATTACGGGTGGTCGTGTCAAAACTACACATACTGACCCTGCATTGCTTGAGTCTGTTTTGGATAAGTTTGAAGAAATGGGTGCTGAAGTCACTCGTGGTGATGACTGGATTGAACTTGATATGATGGGTAAACGCCCTAAAGCTGTAAGTTTTAGAACTTTGCCACATCCAGAATTTCCAACTGATATGCAAGCACAGCTGATGGCAGTAAATGTGATTGGTCGTGGATTCGCAACAATCTCTGAAACGATCTTTGAAAATCGTTTTATGCATGTTCCTGAATTGTCACGAATGGGCGCTAATATTCAAGTGGAAGGTCACGATGCTGTCGTAACAGGAGTTGAAACCTTACAGGCAGCACCTGTTATGGCAACAGATTTACGTGCTTCATTCTCTTTAGTTCTAGCTGCTTTAGTTGCAGAGGGAGATACGCTAATTGATCGTATCTACCATATTGACCGTGGTTATGAACATGTCGAAGAGAAGCTTCAAGGTTTAGGTGCCCAAATTAAGCGAGTAAGTTAA
- the ibaG gene encoding BolA family iron metabolism protein IbaG: MNSEQLTQILKEAFPVAEVAVSGQAGKFDLRIVDDQFEGKRTVARQQLVYAPLNTYIASGEVHAVTIRAMTKDEWRKASLFGA; the protein is encoded by the coding sequence ATGAATAGTGAACAGCTCACTCAAATTTTAAAAGAAGCTTTCCCTGTAGCGGAAGTAGCGGTGAGCGGACAGGCCGGAAAATTTGACCTCCGTATTGTGGATGATCAATTTGAAGGTAAGCGTACAGTGGCTCGTCAACAATTAGTTTATGCACCATTAAATACTTATATTGCAAGTGGGGAAGTTCACGCGGTAACAATTCGTGCAATGACCAAAGATGAATGGCGTAAAGCAAGCCTTTTCGGAGCTTAA
- the raiA gene encoding ribosome-associated translation inhibitor RaiA: MQITIRGHHLAITPAIEENIKSKFNQLTKHLDQVNSMQIKLTKDHQIDKRSHKGSSNHVAEAIVRLPGIELFAQATADDMYTSIKKLTEKLKRQLLRYRKMQCTYSQVAVSVE, from the coding sequence ATGCAAATAACGATTCGTGGTCATCATTTAGCAATTACACCAGCTATAGAAGAAAATATTAAATCAAAATTTAATCAATTAACGAAACACCTAGATCAGGTGAATAGTATGCAGATTAAATTAACAAAAGATCATCAAATTGATAAGCGCTCTCATAAGGGCAGTTCAAATCATGTCGCAGAGGCTATTGTAAGATTACCGGGGATTGAGTTGTTTGCTCAGGCGACCGCTGATGATATGTATACTTCAATTAAAAAATTGACTGAAAAATTAAAAAGACAATTATTAAGATATCGAAAAATGCAATGTACTTATTCACAAGTTGCTGTTTCTGTTGAATAA
- a CDS encoding RNA polymerase factor sigma-54 encodes MKLSVGLKVANSLSLTPQLQQAIRLLQLSSLELEQEIQIQLDSNPLLEKIEEESLTESLSELESKDSDDLTTELNANHLPDDLPVDTDWDDIYTHQSTALATPEFEEREDNRQVQLSLKEHILEQVNLLHFSKIDQLIAYCIVDALDDKGFLDAEIEEIILAAQQLLNEMDIEEEIEEDEVLVVLKHIQRLDPLGIGSRNLAECLKIQLEFLPKDVEYLNEAKSLLQYYELLIANDLNKLLKQTGLTKDQLKFAINLLKTLKPYPGMDFDKEESDYQIPDVVVSKKDLHWQVQLNPDVLPKLRINSFYSSMIRRADQSEDNLYLRNQMLEAKNFIKSIDERHKTLLKVASCIVEHQKAFLEIGAEAMKPLVLRDVAEEVELHESTVSRVTTNKYMLTPRGLFELKYFFSSHVGTTAGGEASSTAIRAMIKKLVASENPRKPLSDNVIATLLKDEGIEVARRTVAKYRESLHIPSSSERKVLI; translated from the coding sequence ATGAAATTATCTGTTGGGTTGAAAGTTGCGAATTCTCTATCGTTAACACCTCAATTGCAGCAGGCGATTCGTTTGTTACAACTCTCTAGTTTAGAGCTTGAACAAGAAATTCAGATCCAATTAGATAGTAATCCTTTGCTTGAAAAAATAGAAGAAGAGTCATTAACAGAAAGCTTATCTGAGTTAGAAAGTAAAGACTCAGATGATTTAACAACTGAATTAAATGCAAACCATTTGCCTGATGATTTACCAGTCGATACTGATTGGGATGATATTTATACTCATCAATCAACGGCTTTAGCTACCCCAGAATTTGAAGAGCGAGAAGATAATCGCCAAGTTCAATTATCTTTAAAAGAACATATTTTAGAACAGGTTAATCTGTTGCACTTTTCTAAAATAGATCAATTAATTGCTTATTGTATTGTTGATGCATTAGATGATAAGGGTTTCTTAGATGCTGAAATAGAAGAAATAATTTTAGCAGCCCAACAATTATTAAATGAAATGGATATTGAAGAAGAGATAGAAGAAGATGAAGTTTTGGTTGTATTAAAGCATATTCAACGACTTGACCCATTAGGGATCGGTTCACGTAATTTAGCGGAATGTTTAAAAATACAGCTCGAATTTCTACCAAAAGATGTTGAATATTTGAATGAGGCAAAAAGCTTATTGCAATATTATGAGCTTTTAATAGCAAATGATTTAAATAAATTACTCAAGCAGACAGGTCTAACTAAGGATCAATTAAAGTTTGCAATCAACCTTTTAAAAACATTAAAACCCTATCCAGGTATGGATTTTGATAAAGAAGAATCAGATTATCAAATCCCAGATGTAGTGGTTTCTAAAAAGGACTTACATTGGCAGGTTCAACTAAACCCAGATGTATTACCTAAATTAAGAATTAATTCTTTTTACTCCAGTATGATTCGTAGAGCAGATCAGAGTGAAGATAATTTATATTTGCGTAATCAAATGCTTGAGGCGAAAAACTTTATAAAAAGCATTGATGAAAGACATAAAACACTATTAAAAGTAGCATCATGTATTGTGGAACATCAGAAAGCTTTTTTGGAGATCGGTGCAGAAGCAATGAAACCATTGGTTCTTCGAGATGTTGCTGAAGAAGTGGAATTGCATGAATCTACAGTTTCTCGTGTAACCACAAATAAGTATATGCTTACTCCACGTGGCCTTTTTGAGTTGAAATATTTTTTCTCTAGCCATGTAGGTACAACTGCTGGTGGAGAGGCTTCTTCTACTGCAATTCGTGCAATGATTAAGAAACTTGTAGCAAGTGAAAACCCGCGGAAACCTTTGTCAGATAATGTAATTGCTACATTATTGAAAGATGAGGGGATTGAGGTAGCAAGAAGGACTGTCGCAAAATATCGTGAATCGTTACATATTCCTTCATCGTCTGAAAGAAAAGTCTTGATCTGA